From Dictyostelium discoideum AX4 chromosome Un chrUn_0009, whole genome shotgun sequence:
CGAAAACAACTAAGGTAGTGTTTGCTGGATTCAAAGAGTTCAAGGTACAGAAATTGCGGAATCTTGTATAACTGGAGCTATATACTTTGAGAGTTAGGGGTTCCCGAGACTTCATTAACAGCTCAGCTgtttttgtatttgttgtacGAGCGAAGGACATTACATGAGATTGGAAAGTTGAATAATCCCCAGCTTCCAACGTTGTTGAATCTGGGTTGGTATCGACTCTACTGATTGTTTGGTCAATACTTCTTGGAATGTTCCCAGTACTTGAGGAAACATGTGACGATGATGACGAGGAACTTGAGCTTGAATCATCGGAAACCAAGTTGCTGATCTCCAGATTGGGAAGATCAGTATTATAGAAACCTTCTTCGAACTGGATGAGTTCATCTTCTCCAGGATAGAAGGCAAAAGAATGGGTGGTGGGAAGGCTAGATATTGCTCCCATTGACTCCAATCGAGGTGGAGTGCATTCATTCTGATTGTTGAGTAGTTGTTCGTTTGATGGTTGAGGTGAGATGCGAACAGATCCATCTGTATTTGACCGAATTGAAGTTGGATGCGATTGAACACTTCCTTCTTCAGTTGCCAGTTGTAACTCTTGATTACTCTGGACGATGATTTGTGATTCATCTCTGAAAGACGACTGAGGTGGTCGGCTTTTACATTGAAGAATCCTGGAATGTGTAAGAAAGCTAGCCAAGTCAATCAGAAAGAACAACGAAGCAAAACAATCattgttaaaattgaattatcattcCAAGCCCAATGTCAAGAAATTAGTTAACTCAAGTGGTAATAACACTACAGGAAacagtagtaatagtaaatcCAGTAGTGGGAGTAATGGCCGATCTAACAACTTCAATGGATCACCAAGTAGTGTTGCATCAGGTAGCAACAATACCAAGTCTGCCAACGGTACCAACAACCGTTTTCAGAAGAACAAGAAGTAAACTTACCAGTAGGTGGCGTCTGTTCCACCCACAAACAAGTTTGGAAAGAATTGGGTCTTCCAAACTTTTGTCAAGAGGTCCCCGCCCTTAGTCGGAATTCcataaatcaaattgttttagtttttagtGCCACTATTTATacgtttttattttcttaaaaatttcgcaaaactcaaaaaaataagagtTTTCGACCCTTCACAACTTTGTGCATAGTGTCGGTTCGgaatttttcagttttttcGACCTTGCGCAATGATCGCGTCATTGTGCCGGttcaaaatttttacttttctttcgaaaattttttattcttcgaatgttctagaacattctaaaaaattatcttaaatatttgggaaattcaaataaataaatgttattcataatatatatatatatatttaatataaaatataatttaataaattaaatttttaattaattttttcttttttttttaaatctttttaatttttatttttaaagtgatattattaatatatcttATCAAGTTAACTTTAttaagtattattattaagtatacttattaattatataattattaagtATACTTAATAAGTATAATTAATTAGTATACTTATTAAGTACACTTTATAATAGTACTATTTACATTCCTACTTTAAAGATGCTTTTAAGGTTTTTTTTCGCCCCCTGTGTTACATTGAAGAATCCTGGAATATGCTCTCCAATCAAGTTCACTTTCTTCTTGAGGCATTGTTTCCAAAGTTGTTCGAACAGAACTGAGAGATCTTGTATCTGGCCACCCTGGCGATTGATGTAAGAGAGAGTGGTAGTGTTGTTACGTCCGTTATCGCTTAATTGGACGATCTATTAATCGTCGGTTCAACAAAAGAAGAATGTTTATCCAACCTCAAAAAGACACTGGACTTACTTGTCAAACTAGGTTTCAAGTTAAACCTAGAAAACAGTGTTCTCGAACCAACTCAATCAATTACGTTTCTCGGATTACAAATCGATTCTGTATCAATGAAGCTCCTTGTTCCCaaagaaaagaagaaaagtAACATCAAAGGAAATAagaaactttttaaaactagATTGTTGCTCCCCAAGAAAGCTTGCTGGTTTAAAAGGAAAGTTAATCGCACTGAAAGATGCAGTCATCCCCTTCAGACTTTACACTCACATCACAGCGAAGAAAAAACCACctttaaagcaaatttaaatttaatttaaagcgAATTTAAAGTCCTGAATTAAAGccaattttaaaggtaattttaaaggtatttTTTAAGGTTactttaaaatcaccttaaaaatcacctttaaaattacatttaaaattagCTTTTTAATCGCTTTAAAAGCTAGGTCCTTAGTTCGAAGCCGTTAATTAAcggataaattttttaaattttttttttaatttttcaaaaattaccaaaaggGATTCGATCCCCCGACCCTTTATCAAAGGGTAGTCTCATCAACCATTTCACCATTTGATTGCTTTGAtgcaaatttaaaattgattgtaAAGTATTTTGATACTTTACGA
This genomic window contains:
- a CDS encoding hypothetical protein (Slime mold (D.discoideum) transposon DIRS-1, complete, clone SB41), with the protein product MGAISSLPTTHSFAFYPGEDELIQFEEGFYNTDLPNLEISNLVSDDSSSSSSSSSSHVSSSTGNIPRSIDQTISRVDTNPDSTTLEAGDYSTFQSHVMSFARTTNTKTAELLMKSREPLTLKVYSSSYTRFRNFCTLNSLNPANTTLVVF